From Triticum urartu cultivar G1812 chromosome 2, Tu2.1, whole genome shotgun sequence, a single genomic window includes:
- the LOC125537592 gene encoding uncharacterized protein LOC125537592: MIFDAPGGPTLWRSRRNERCPRFEEMNEIISLPICDSLGGELISFSFRGRRPRLVVIYLNTEEDDEDPLDEALYGQRTRLGDDEMDNLWKKLLPRDAYAGMPFVSHLTRMNIIRHVMKLPTRLWVSCDIEPDEADMARLRLTTRGSITTCAYAVDTDDCTVLSMAGWNNFLAGKNICVGQVILVTIRNTPRVDLRMMIIIDLI, translated from the exons ATGATCTTCGACGCTCCTGGGGGGcctacactatggaggtcgagaagGAATGAAAGATGTCCTAGATTTGAGGAGATGAATGAGATCATTTCATTGCCCATATGCGACTCACTGGGGGGTGaattgatcagcttctccttcagaggACGAAGACCCAGGCTGGTTGTTATCTATCTCAACACGGAGGAAGATGATGAGGACCCACTTGATGAAGCCCTCTATGGCCAAAGAACGAGGCTGGGCGATGATGAAATGGACAACCTTTGGAAAAAACTTCTGCCACGTGATGCCTACGCCGGGATGCCATTCGTGAGCCATCTGACAAGGATGAATATTATCCGCCATGTCATG AAATTACCTACGAGGCTATGGGTGAGTTGTGACATCGAGCCGGATGAAGCAGACATGGCTAGACTACGCCTTACCACAAGGGGCTCCATCACCACCTGTGCGTATGCAGTCGACACGGATGATTGCACTGTCTTAAGCATGGCGGGGTGGAACAACTTCCTTGCTGGCAAGAATATCTGTGTTGGACAGGTCATCTTAGTCACTATCAGAAACACCCCGCGTGTTGACTTGAGGATGATGATCATCATTGATCTCATTTGA
- the LOC125537591 gene encoding transcription factor BHLH6-like isoform X2 encodes MEADMDMSFDFSWETPNFFEAQVLELGVVDSMYLPAEDSLSGLYSCSYDDSSSPDGASSWSTAMTMATRASKNIIMERDRRRRLNEKLYNLRGVVPNITKMDKASIIQDAIAYIEALQEQERQLLAEISDLKPDNCTAMVKAEDVASVGSQAEEDGVGLPRRKKMRRTSSASSINDAITSPATYPVEILELEVTNVAEKLSVVSLRHGKARDAMAKVCGALQSLCLKVITASVTTVAGSMVHTMFIQTEGMDGARTIKELIQVALHHLK; translated from the exons ATGGAGGCCGACATGGACATGAGCTTCGATTTCTCTTGGGAGACGCCTAACTTCTTCGAGGCCCAGGTGCTGGAGCTCGGCGTCGTCGACAG TATGTACCTGCCGGCTGAGGACTCGCTGTCCGGTCTGTACTCCTGCAGCTACGACGACTCGAGCTCGCCGGACGGCGCCAGCTCGTGGTCGACGGCCATGACGATGGCAACCCGCGCGAGCAAGAACATAATCATGGAGAGGGACCGTCGCAGGAGGCTCAACGAGAAGCTTTACAACCTCCGCGGCGTGGTTCCAAACATCACCAAG ATGGACAAGGCGTCCATCATCCAGGACGCCATCGCGTACATCGAGGCGCTGCAGGAGCAGGAGCGGCAGCTTCTAGCCGAGATATCCGACCTCAAACCAGACAACTGCACCGCCATGGTCAAGGCGGAGGACGTCGCCTCCGTCGGGAGCCAAGCGGAGGAAGACGGTGTGGGCTTGCCGCGGCGGAAGAAGATGAGGAGGACTAGCTCCGCCTCCTCCATCAACGACGCCATCACTTCCCCTGCCACGTATCCGGTCGAAATCCTCGAG CTGGAGGTGACGAATGTAGCGGAGAAGCTGTCGGTGGTGAGCCTGAGGCACGGCAAGGCGCGGGACGCCATGGCCAAGGTGTGCGGGGCGCTGCAGTCGCTCTGTCTCAAGGTCATCACGGCAAGCGTCACCACCGTGGCCGGCAGCATGGTCCACACCATGTTCATCCAG ACGGAAGGGATGGATGGTGCTCGGACAATCAAGGAGCTGATACAGGTTGCACTCCACCATCTCAAATGA
- the LOC125537591 gene encoding transcription factor BHLH6-like isoform X1 — protein MEADMDMSFDFSWETPNFFEAQVLELGVVDSLVDCCSMYLPAEDSLSGLYSCSYDDSSSPDGASSWSTAMTMATRASKNIIMERDRRRRLNEKLYNLRGVVPNITKMDKASIIQDAIAYIEALQEQERQLLAEISDLKPDNCTAMVKAEDVASVGSQAEEDGVGLPRRKKMRRTSSASSINDAITSPATYPVEILELEVTNVAEKLSVVSLRHGKARDAMAKVCGALQSLCLKVITASVTTVAGSMVHTMFIQTEGMDGARTIKELIQVALHHLK, from the exons ATGGAGGCCGACATGGACATGAGCTTCGATTTCTCTTGGGAGACGCCTAACTTCTTCGAGGCCCAGGTGCTGGAGCTCGGCGTCGTCGACAG CCTTGTTGATTGTTGCAGTATGTACCTGCCGGCTGAGGACTCGCTGTCCGGTCTGTACTCCTGCAGCTACGACGACTCGAGCTCGCCGGACGGCGCCAGCTCGTGGTCGACGGCCATGACGATGGCAACCCGCGCGAGCAAGAACATAATCATGGAGAGGGACCGTCGCAGGAGGCTCAACGAGAAGCTTTACAACCTCCGCGGCGTGGTTCCAAACATCACCAAG ATGGACAAGGCGTCCATCATCCAGGACGCCATCGCGTACATCGAGGCGCTGCAGGAGCAGGAGCGGCAGCTTCTAGCCGAGATATCCGACCTCAAACCAGACAACTGCACCGCCATGGTCAAGGCGGAGGACGTCGCCTCCGTCGGGAGCCAAGCGGAGGAAGACGGTGTGGGCTTGCCGCGGCGGAAGAAGATGAGGAGGACTAGCTCCGCCTCCTCCATCAACGACGCCATCACTTCCCCTGCCACGTATCCGGTCGAAATCCTCGAG CTGGAGGTGACGAATGTAGCGGAGAAGCTGTCGGTGGTGAGCCTGAGGCACGGCAAGGCGCGGGACGCCATGGCCAAGGTGTGCGGGGCGCTGCAGTCGCTCTGTCTCAAGGTCATCACGGCAAGCGTCACCACCGTGGCCGGCAGCATGGTCCACACCATGTTCATCCAG ACGGAAGGGATGGATGGTGCTCGGACAATCAAGGAGCTGATACAGGTTGCACTCCACCATCTCAAATGA